From the genome of Helicobacter pylori, one region includes:
- the queF gene encoding preQ(1) synthase, with the protein MTPESNLKSLGAKTPYIFEYNSQLLEAFPNPNPNLDPLIALECKEFTSLCPITSQPDFGVIYIRYIPKDKMVESKSLKLYLFSYRNHGSFHESCINTILLDLVKLLEPKYLEVYGDFVSRGGIAIKPFVNYAIKEYQEFKEKRLLNAK; encoded by the coding sequence ATGACCCCTGAATCAAACCTCAAATCCTTAGGCGCTAAAACGCCTTATATTTTTGAATACAACAGCCAGTTATTAGAAGCTTTCCCTAACCCAAACCCCAATTTAGACCCCCTAATCGCTTTAGAATGCAAGGAATTTACAAGCCTTTGCCCAATCACCTCCCAGCCGGATTTTGGCGTGATTTATATCCGCTATATCCCTAAAGATAAAATGGTAGAAAGCAAGTCTCTAAAACTCTATTTGTTCAGTTACAGAAACCATGGGAGTTTTCATGAGAGTTGCATCAATACGATATTACTGGATTTAGTCAAATTGCTAGAGCCAAAGTATTTGGAAGTGTATGGGGATTTTGTTTCTAGGGGCGGGATTGCGATTAAGCCCTTTGTGAATTATGCGATCAAAGAATACCAAGAATTTAAAGAAAAACGCCTTTTGAATGCGAAATAA
- the miaA gene encoding tRNA (adenosine(37)-N6)-dimethylallyltransferase MiaA has translation MELAQELDAEIFSLDSLSIYKDINIASAKPSLKERKNIQHYALDYLNIDEKNNASLFKTLLEDAMRVSSKEVLLIVGGSSFYLKSILEGLSGMPKLSGEEVVKIEREISSLANPYAFLKSIDPNMAFKIHPNDTYRIHKALEIFYSTHTPPSEYFKANPKKPFEHAVSLFALHIEKNALANNIKQRTKNMLDCGLIEEIKALYTQYPKDSQPFKAIGVKESVLYLEKQLTLKELEETIVSNTIKLAKRQNTFNKTQFNNLYTGSVKEVRHAILKHSKSGIKG, from the coding sequence ATTGAATTAGCCCAAGAGTTGGACGCTGAAATCTTTTCTTTGGATTCTTTGAGTATTTATAAAGACATTAATATCGCTTCGGCTAAACCCAGCCTAAAAGAGCGAAAAAATATCCAGCATTACGCCCTAGATTACCTTAACATTGATGAAAAAAATAACGCCTCTCTTTTTAAAACCCTTTTAGAGGACGCCATGAGAGTGTCTTCTAAAGAGGTTTTACTCATTGTGGGGGGGAGCAGTTTTTACCTCAAATCCATTTTAGAAGGTTTGAGCGGCATGCCAAAACTTAGCGGTGAGGAGGTTGTAAAAATAGAGCGAGAAATCAGCTCTCTTGCTAACCCTTATGCGTTTTTAAAATCCATTGACCCTAACATGGCTTTTAAAATCCATCCAAACGACACTTACCGCATCCATAAGGCTTTAGAAATTTTTTATTCCACCCACACGCCCCCAAGCGAGTATTTTAAGGCTAACCCTAAAAAACCCTTTGAGCATGCCGTCTCATTATTCGCTCTTCATATTGAAAAAAACGCGCTTGCAAACAACATCAAACAGCGCACCAAAAACATGCTTGATTGTGGCCTTATAGAAGAAATCAAAGCCCTTTATACTCAATACCCTAAAGATTCACAGCCTTTTAAAGCCATAGGCGTTAAAGAGAGCGTTCTTTATTTAGAAAAACAACTCACTTTAAAGGAGCTAGAAGAAACGATTGTTTCTAACACCATCAAACTAGCCAAGCGCCAAAACACTTTCAATAAAACCCAATTCAATAACCTTTACACAGGAAGCGTTAAAGAAGTTAGGCATGCGATTTTAAAACACTCAAAAAGCGGTATTAAAGGATAA
- the rsfS gene encoding ribosome silencing factor — translation MNKRIEMITALLDEKKAFDITHIDLSQTPYLVEDVIIATTLANKHALSLLDALKNTLKPLGEVFYQIDESNEEWIILDLGDLMIHLFTEECRKKFDLEGFLNNYKREISYQNA, via the coding sequence ATGAACAAACGCATAGAAATGATTACGGCTTTATTAGATGAAAAAAAGGCTTTTGATATTACGCATATTGATTTGTCTCAAACCCCCTATTTAGTAGAAGATGTCATTATCGCTACCACGCTAGCGAATAAGCATGCCCTTTCTTTATTGGATGCGCTTAAAAACACCCTTAAGCCTTTAGGCGAAGTCTTTTACCAGATAGATGAGTCTAATGAAGAATGGATCATTTTGGATTTAGGGGATTTGATGATCCATCTTTTCACCGAAGAATGCCGTAAAAAATTTGACTTAGAAGGGTTTTTGAACAATTATAAAAGGGAGATTTCTTATCAAAACGCCTAA
- the hopJ gene encoding Hop family outer membrane protein HopJ/HopK yields the protein MQKTLFSLFLPLSLLLSFCIAEENGAYASVGFEYSISHAVQHNNPFLNQERIQVISNAQNQIYKLNQVKNEITSMPKTFTYINNNLKNNSKLTPTEIQAEKYYLQSTFQNIGKIVALSGGTPSNPKLVQALEDMQKPTTNPLEFEENLKNLELQFTQSQNNLLSSLSSQIAGISNSLNALDPNSYSKNISSMYGVTLNVGYKHFFTKKKNQGFRYYLFYDYGYTNFGFVGNGFNGLGKMNNHLYGLGIDYLYNFIDNAKKHSSVGFYAGFALAGSSWVGSGLSMWVSETGYINNYLTGYQAKMHTSFFQIPLNFGVRVNVDRHNGFEMGLKIPLAVNSFYETHGKGLNTSLFFKRLVMFNVSYVYSF from the coding sequence ATGCAAAAAACCTTGTTTTCTTTATTCTTACCTTTATCTTTACTTTTATCTTTTTGTATTGCTGAAGAAAATGGGGCGTATGCGAGCGTGGGTTTTGAATATTCTATCAGCCATGCCGTCCAACACAATAACCCTTTTTTGAATCAAGAACGCATCCAAGTTATTTCTAACGCTCAAAATCAAATCTATAAACTCAATCAAGTCAAAAATGAAATCACAAGCATGCCCAAAACCTTTACCTACATCAACAACAATTTGAAAAACAACTCTAAATTAACCCCTACTGAAATCCAAGCTGAGAAATACTACCTCCAATCCACCTTTCAAAATATTGGAAAAATAGTCGCGCTTAGCGGTGGCACTCCGTCTAACCCCAAATTAGTCCAAGCGTTAGAAGACATGCAAAAACCCACCACCAACCCTTTAGAATTTGAAGAAAACTTAAAAAATTTAGAATTGCAATTCACCCAATCTCAAAACAACCTGCTTTCTTCTTTATCTTCTCAAATCGCTGGAATTTCCAATTCCTTAAACGCGCTTGATCCTAACTCTTATTCTAAAAACATTTCAAGCATGTATGGGGTCACTTTGAATGTGGGTTATAAGCATTTCTTTACCAAGAAAAAAAATCAAGGGTTCCGCTATTACTTGTTCTATGACTATGGTTACACGAATTTTGGTTTTGTGGGTAATGGCTTCAATGGTTTAGGCAAGATGAATAACCACCTCTATGGGCTTGGAATAGACTATCTGTATAATTTCATTGATAACGCCAAAAAACATTCTAGCGTGGGTTTTTATGCGGGTTTTGCTTTAGCGGGGAGTTCGTGGGTAGGGAGTGGTTTGAGCATGTGGGTGAGTGAAACGGGTTATATCAACAATTACTTGACGGGTTATCAAGCTAAAATGCACACGAGTTTTTTTCAAATCCCTTTGAATTTTGGGGTTCGTGTGAATGTGGATAGGCATAACGGCTTTGAAATGGGCTTAAAAATCCCTTTAGCGGTAAATTCTTTTTATGAAACGCATGGTAAAGGGTTAAACACCTCTCTCTTTTTTAAACGCCTTGTCATGTTTAATGTGAGTTATGTCTATAGTTTTTAG
- a CDS encoding glycosyltransferase family 8 protein, with the protein MDTQTPQNQIIPIFMSFDKNYALGASVSLYSLLSHASRHTSAIDFSPLNQSNKLHPANIVYQIHCLIKGVTLEQQNKLLKTIEPFKEFASLEFINIHSLDHSIESYLNESCSKRYGGLLILCRLLLASLFPNYSKIISIDTDTVFLGDVASAYFALDNDPTKSLGMVRDTFSHLPFEEFCRFCEHACKRFKIDFSRFSPNELKRIHQGFNMGFLVANLDLWRQDGFEKTALEFLKIRGKDLFYPEQCLINMVFWERVLELPIDYNCYSDFFNQHYDKNIIMLHFIKYKPWHSVSSLNGRLICYEAEAGFWLANLFHTPFKNDFFKERLKMAKDQQMHSFKTHIRSQTIRNYFYFRIKNILKKVFKLS; encoded by the coding sequence ATGGATACGCAAACCCCGCAAAATCAAATTATCCCTATTTTTATGAGTTTTGATAAGAATTATGCGCTAGGGGCTAGCGTGAGCCTTTATTCTTTACTTTCACATGCGAGCAGGCACACAAGCGCGATAGATTTTAGCCCCCTAAACCAAAGCAACAAACTTCACCCCGCTAACATCGTGTATCAAATCCATTGTTTGATTAAAGGAGTCACTTTAGAGCAACAAAACAAGCTTTTAAAAACCATTGAGCCTTTTAAAGAATTCGCTTCATTAGAGTTTATCAATATCCATTCGTTAGATCATTCCATAGAAAGCTATCTCAATGAGTCTTGCTCCAAGCGTTATGGCGGGCTTCTCATTTTGTGCCGACTCTTGCTCGCTTCACTCTTCCCTAACTATTCTAAAATCATTTCTATAGATACGGATACGGTGTTTTTGGGCGATGTTGCAAGCGCTTATTTTGCACTGGATAATGACCCCACTAAATCGCTTGGCATGGTGAGAGACACTTTTTCCCATCTTCCTTTTGAAGAGTTCTGTCGTTTTTGCGAGCACGCTTGCAAGCGTTTTAAAATTGATTTTTCGCGCTTTAGCCCAAACGAATTGAAACGCATCCATCAAGGCTTTAACATGGGCTTTTTGGTAGCGAATTTAGATTTGTGGCGCCAAGACGGGTTTGAAAAGACCGCCTTGGAATTTCTAAAGATTAGGGGGAAAGATCTTTTCTACCCTGAGCAGTGTTTAATTAATATGGTGTTTTGGGAGCGCGTTTTGGAATTGCCTATTGATTATAATTGCTATTCTGACTTTTTCAACCAGCACTACGATAAAAACATCATCATGCTCCATTTCATCAAATACAAGCCTTGGCATTCTGTCAGTTCTTTAAACGGGCGTTTGATTTGCTATGAAGCTGAAGCGGGTTTTTGGCTTGCAAACCTTTTTCACACCCCTTTTAAAAACGATTTTTTTAAAGAACGCCTCAAAATGGCTAAAGACCAACAAATGCACTCTTTTAAAACCCACATCCGATCGCAAACGATTAGAAATTATTTTTATTTTAGAATAAAAAATATTTTGAAAAAAGTTTTCAAACTCTCTTAA